AAAACCAACAAAGCCAGAGTCGTCGTCCTCAAAAGCCTCGTAAACCGGCTGAATCTTTCGAACAGAAGATGAACAGGTTTATAAAGGATAGCGACGAGCGTCTAGCATCACTGAAAAAGCACACGGAATCCAAACGTGGAGGTCGAGGTGCTAAAAGAGGATAGCTTGCTGTCTAGGACAATGAGTAAAAGATGCACGTTTTAATAAAAACCAGCTCCCAAAAAATAGGAGCTGGTTTTTTCTTGTCTATATTGTGTTACTATAGCTTGAAATTAACTATCATAGGAGGATTGGCATTGAATAGGCAAGATTTCATATCACATAATACAGCAACATCCCGGGAGCTGCATAAAAAAGCACAAGAAGTGATCCCTGGAGGAGTCACAGCTAACATTAAACATATAGATCCTCATCCAATCGTTATGGAAAAGGGTAACGGAAGTAAGCTCTATGATGTAGATCAAAATGAATATATTGATTACTTACTAAGTTATGGAGCTTTAATTGCAGGTCATGGACACCCGGCTGTTTTTGATGCAGCTATAGGACAGATGAGAGAAGCTGGAACAACGATTTTCGGAACGCCTCACCGGCTCGAAACCGTCATGGCTGAGAAGCTCGTATCTTTATATCCCAGTATTGAAATGGTCCGCTTTACCAACTCAGGGCTTGAGGCTACCATGCTTGCGATTCGAGCGACTATGGCCTATGCCGGTAAGTCAAAAATCGCCAAGTTTGAAGGGCACTATCACGGCGGTTATGATCAGGTGCTCATGAGTGTGAATCCAGATCACGGAGCAGCAGGGGATCCATCTTCGCCAAATGCTGTACCCGAATCTTTAGGAATTCCTGATTACTATCAGCAAAATACAGTAGTCCTTCCTTTTAACGATTTAGACGCCACTGAGAAGATTTTAAGACAAAGAGCCGATGAAGTATCTGCAATTATCATGGAACCGGTACAGGGAGGTTTCATACCTGCTGATCAAACATTTATAGAAGGGGTAAGAGCTCTGACGGAAGAACTTGGGATCCTGTTAATTTTTGATGAAGTTAAAACGGGTTTCCGGTTAGCTCTTGGAGGAGCTCAAGAAAGTTATGGAGTGACCCCGGATCTTACAGCACTTGGAAAAGTGCTTGGTGGAGGATTTCCCGTAGGGGCAATAGGCGGAAAAAAAGAAATTATGGATATTCTTTCTCCAGCTGGTTCGAGAGATATTTTAACAGCAGGGGCAGATCAGCGAGCAAAACATAATACGTTATTCCATAGTGGCACCTATAATGGTCATCCTACCGTTTTGGCTTCCGGTCTGGCCACTATCGAACTATTGGAAAAGGACCGCACGATGGAAGATTTATTTGATAAAACCAACCGCCTCAGAAACGAGCTGGAAGAATTGTATCAATCTTATAACATCCCGATGCAAACGGTGGGGCGAGGGAGTATCTTTAATATTATTCTGGCAGAAGGTTCTATTAAGAATTACCGTGATTTAAAGAAAGCAGACACTTCCTTACGAAAAGAGCTGGATTATGAATTATTAAATCTGGGGATCTATACTAAACCTCTCAATCGCTATTCTCTCTCTACGGCCCATAGTGAAGAAGATCTTAAGCGCACGGTAGAAGCTCATAAACAAGCGATTGAAAACGTTATGAAGTGAGGACAGTAAAGAAAACGACTTGTTTTCCATGGGCATTTGCTGAGATAAGAAAACTTAACAGTTAAGTTTAACAGAGCTTCCTTTAAATAATAGGCTCTTTTAAACTTCAGTGTGATTTTTGAAGATATGCTCCCATTAGTTGAAGACTTGATTTCGAGACATTTGTTGAGCGGAAGGTCCTGCGGGGGACGATTTCGCTTTCCGTGGGCATGTGGTAAGCTTCCTCAGGCTTCACCTTCCGGGATCTTACCGATCATGTTCATCCCACAGGAGTCTTCACCGTCCCCCCTCCGGGCCTTGCGATATATGGTGCTCGAAATCATGTTTAAAACGCGCCGGTTTATGATGGAGATAAACTTCTAACAATAAGCGTGTACGTTTAGATAATTCCCGCTATAAAAGCATTTAAGGCGGATCAAAGCACCCCCCTATCGCCTATAGAAGGGTCCGTTCATTCTTCCATCATAGGGTGGCGAAGGAAACAAGGAGACTCCCGCGGGAGAAGGAGCTAGGCGAGACCCCACAGGGAGTGAAACGAGCGAGGAGGCTTGCCAGTTCCCCCGCAGGAAAGCGAGTTGTTTCCGTAGCCGCCCCTCATCTACTTTTTAGCCACGGACCTGAGATATCTCGAAACTGAGTCTTCAACTATACGGCCCTATTGCGTAATAAGGCTCACATGAAAAATCACCAATGACCTTTAACAGAGGTTTTTAAATAAAAAAAGAGGACGCTTCCTTAATTTTAAGGAAGCGTCCTCTTTGTTAGGACAAGAATGTTTCGATGACCCGTACGGGATTCGAACCCGTGATACCGCCGTGAAAGGGCGGTGTCTTAACCACTTGACCAACGGGCCTTATATGTAGGCAACTTCTTTCAACCATCTAATTTTAAAAAAAGTAGCGGCGGAGGGGATCGAACCCCCGACCTCACGGGTATGAACCGTACGCTCTAGCCAGCTGAGCTACACCGCCATAAGTAAATATCTTGTGTTCAAAGTCACAAGGAATATAGTACACCATGAGAAAAAAACTGTCAATAAAAAATAAAAATATCAGACTAGTATGTAAATTTCGATAGGGAATGGAGGTGTTTTTTGAATAGATAAGGGAGGGGGGCAGGTAGATTTTGTAGAAAGTCTTATACTTCTTGAAAAAAGCATCGAAGTTTTTGTTTCTGTTCTCCTGTTGTTTTGACAAAATGCTTGTCTTTTATGTGGTTTAATAAAGTTCAATAACAAAAGGAGTGATGAAAAAATGTCAGGTACGGTGATGAAGCGTGAAGATCGTCAAGCAACACTTAAGCAGTCTAGTTTAGGTAGAGGGTTACAAAAAGCTTCACTAGGAATGTTTTCGTTTATGGCGGACAAAGGCGTTTTCCACATGGTGCTTTCCTTATTATTGGGACGAGCCATTATATTATCTTCTATGGCACCATTCTCGGTTGCGTTTTTAGCCGTGATCTGGTGGTTAAAAAGACCTTTAGTCGTGCCGGTTACGATTATGATGGCGGCAGGGGCATCTACCTACAGTTTCACCCATGCAGGGTTCGTAGTAGGAGCGTCGACGACTTTTTTGCTATTAAGTCTGGCGCTGCGCAGAACAAGTCACCCCCAAACATGGCTGCCGGCTATTGCTTTAGTAGCAAGTTTGCTTCCCCGTACGGCAAGCCTCGCATTACTCGATCGATGGCAGCTTTACGAACTTACTTTGATGTTAGCTGAAGGAGTTCTTACTTTTATACTTGTACTAATATTTATGCAGAGTCTTCCTTTATTATCACCGCAAAAATATCATCCAACATTAAAAAATGAGGAAATCGTCTGCTTAATTATATTATTAGCTTCCGTGTTAACTGGAATGATTGGATGGCAGATTCAAGGTGTAGCGGTCGTCGATGTCTTTGCGCGCTACCTGGTTATTCTCCTTGCTTATATTGCGGGGGCTGCTATTGGTTCAACGGTTGGTGTTGTTACAGGACTTGTACTTAGTTTATCTAATATGGATCATATCTATCAAATGAGCCTGCTGGCATTTTCAGGCTTATTAGGAGGTTTATTAAAAGAGGGCAAAAAACTGGGGGTGAGTGCAGGGCTAGCTGTAGGTACGTTATTAATTGGATTTTATGTATCCAGTGGAGGAGGGCTGTCGGATTCAATATGGGCCTCAGGTTGGGCTATTGTTTTATTTATGTTAACGCCAAACTCTTGGGTTAAACGGCTGTCTCGTTATATCCCAGGAACAGAAGAGCATAATTCTGAACAACAAAAATACTTACAAAAGGTGCGTGATGTTACCGCTGTAAGAGTAGGTAAATTCTCTGATGTATTTAAAGCCCTTTCGAAGAGTTTCAATGATCTAGACCATTCTAAGGAGGCTGTAGAGGGTACAGAAGAAATTGATTACTTTCTTAGTCATGTAACAGAAAAAACCTGTCAATCCTGTTTTAAAAAGGAAAAATGCTGGGTTAATCAGTTTGATGAGACTCATGATTTGATGACAGGTTTAATGATGGAGCTGGACGAAAGAGGGGAACCCACCAGGATGACCCGGAAAAACGTGGATGCGCACTGTGTAAAATCACAGAAGTTAATCGATACGATGAACCACGAATTGTCCTTCTATCATGCAAACAAACAATTGAAAAAACAGGTACTGGAAAGCCGCCGCTTTGTAGCGGAACAGCTTCAGGGCGTATCGGATGTAATGAGCACTTTTGCTAAAGAAATAGTCAAAGAACGAGAACATCACGAACAAAAAGAACAAATTATCTATAACGCGCTAGAAAGAATGGGGATGGATATTCAAAAACTTGAAATCTATACATTGGATGCCGGAAATATTGATTTAGAACTCGTAGTAGAAATAAATAATTACCGAGGGGAAGGAGCGAAAATTATTGCACCTGTGCTATCGGATATTTTAGGGGAAACGATTGTGGTTACGATGGAAGAGATTTCTCCTTATCCTAATGGCAGGTGCTATTTAACGTTTGGTTCAGCTAAGCATTATGCTATTGAAACAGGAGCAGCCCATGCAGCAAAAGGAGGAGGGTTTATATCGGGAGACAGCTTTACCATGATGGAACTGGGAAGGGGGAAATATGCGCTCGCAATCAGCGATGGAATGGGGAACGGGGAACGTGCTCATGAAGAAAGTATGGAAACGCTAAGACTGCTGAAGCAGATTCTGCAATCGGGAATGCAGGAATCCGTAGCTATCCAGTCGATAAATTCGATATTATCACTGCGTACAAATGATGAAATATTTTCGACCCTGGATTTAGCCGTCATTGATTTGCATAAGGCTACTTCCAAGTTTATAAAAGTGGGAAGCACACCTAGCTTTATTAAGAGAGGAGATCAAATTTTAACTGTCGAGTCCGGAAACTTGCCGATGGGCATTATACCAGAAGTGGATGTAGATATGACCAACGAGCAGTTGAAGGCAGGCGATTTATTGATCATGCTGAGTGATGGTATATTAGATGGTCATAATCACGTAGAGAACGTGGAGATATGGTTCAAGAGAAAAATAAAGGAGGTTTACAGCAGCGAGCCTCAAGTGGTAGCTGATCTTCTACTGGAAGAAGTGATCCGCACGCATCGAGGTTCCATTAATGACGATATGACGATTCTTGTAGCGAGAATAGACCGGTATATGCCGGAGTGGTCCTCTATCCCTACAGAGAAAAAACAGGCTTAACCGGCGTATAAGATTCCTCCTTTTCGGCGAAGATGGAAGCAACGAAACAGGAGGGATGTCGAAATGAAAGCAGGGCGTTTGAAACAAATTCTATTATTGACGGATGGATGCTCGAACCATGGAGAAGACCCT
The Halobacillus halophilus DSM 2266 DNA segment above includes these coding regions:
- a CDS encoding aspartate aminotransferase family protein: MALNRQDFISHNTATSRELHKKAQEVIPGGVTANIKHIDPHPIVMEKGNGSKLYDVDQNEYIDYLLSYGALIAGHGHPAVFDAAIGQMREAGTTIFGTPHRLETVMAEKLVSLYPSIEMVRFTNSGLEATMLAIRATMAYAGKSKIAKFEGHYHGGYDQVLMSVNPDHGAAGDPSSPNAVPESLGIPDYYQQNTVVLPFNDLDATEKILRQRADEVSAIIMEPVQGGFIPADQTFIEGVRALTEELGILLIFDEVKTGFRLALGGAQESYGVTPDLTALGKVLGGGFPVGAIGGKKEIMDILSPAGSRDILTAGADQRAKHNTLFHSGTYNGHPTVLASGLATIELLEKDRTMEDLFDKTNRLRNELEELYQSYNIPMQTVGRGSIFNIILAEGSIKNYRDLKKADTSLRKELDYELLNLGIYTKPLNRYSLSTAHSEEDLKRTVEAHKQAIENVMK
- the spoIIE gene encoding stage II sporulation protein E — protein: MSGTVMKREDRQATLKQSSLGRGLQKASLGMFSFMADKGVFHMVLSLLLGRAIILSSMAPFSVAFLAVIWWLKRPLVVPVTIMMAAGASTYSFTHAGFVVGASTTFLLLSLALRRTSHPQTWLPAIALVASLLPRTASLALLDRWQLYELTLMLAEGVLTFILVLIFMQSLPLLSPQKYHPTLKNEEIVCLIILLASVLTGMIGWQIQGVAVVDVFARYLVILLAYIAGAAIGSTVGVVTGLVLSLSNMDHIYQMSLLAFSGLLGGLLKEGKKLGVSAGLAVGTLLIGFYVSSGGGLSDSIWASGWAIVLFMLTPNSWVKRLSRYIPGTEEHNSEQQKYLQKVRDVTAVRVGKFSDVFKALSKSFNDLDHSKEAVEGTEEIDYFLSHVTEKTCQSCFKKEKCWVNQFDETHDLMTGLMMELDERGEPTRMTRKNVDAHCVKSQKLIDTMNHELSFYHANKQLKKQVLESRRFVAEQLQGVSDVMSTFAKEIVKEREHHEQKEQIIYNALERMGMDIQKLEIYTLDAGNIDLELVVEINNYRGEGAKIIAPVLSDILGETIVVTMEEISPYPNGRCYLTFGSAKHYAIETGAAHAAKGGGFISGDSFTMMELGRGKYALAISDGMGNGERAHEESMETLRLLKQILQSGMQESVAIQSINSILSLRTNDEIFSTLDLAVIDLHKATSKFIKVGSTPSFIKRGDQILTVESGNLPMGIIPEVDVDMTNEQLKAGDLLIMLSDGILDGHNHVENVEIWFKRKIKEVYSSEPQVVADLLLEEVIRTHRGSINDDMTILVARIDRYMPEWSSIPTEKKQA